One segment of Haliotis asinina isolate JCU_RB_2024 chromosome 12, JCU_Hal_asi_v2, whole genome shotgun sequence DNA contains the following:
- the LOC137258887 gene encoding methyltransferase-like protein 27, whose protein sequence is MSETFSADIPLNERKEIESVYHCLIGDDLTSREAIIERFSQNSHQYEKVLGGVNYTGPVQTARSAAEWYPSNREDVYILDVAAGTGQCAEKLNSHGFRKIDALEPSAQMLELAKRKGVYGRCFNVMLGDNTLDIRTDTYDAVTISGLSLMVMKQMPRNAFEELIRIVKPGGYIINTSFYKLFPEDGDAVAAVYRRNVKALECEGKWKQVQLRRFKGYLFGDDGGVAVFKVL, encoded by the exons ATGAGTGAAACGTTCTCAGCTGATATTCCATTGAATGAGAGAAAGGAGATCGAGAGTGTTTATCATTGCTTGATTGGCGACGATCTGACTAGCAGAGAGGCCATCATTGAGAGATTTTCCCAAAACAGCCACCAGTACGAAAAG GTTTTAGGAGGGGTGAACTACACAGGTCCCGTCCAAACTGCCCGGTCAGCTGCTGAATGGTATCCCAGCAACAGAGAGGATGTTTATATTCTGGACGTTGCTGCTGGAACTGGGCAATGCGCAGAAAAG CTAAACTCGCACGGCTTTCGCAAAATAGATGCCTTGGAGCCATCCGCACAAATGCTTGAACTGGCAAAGAGGAAAGGTGTTTACGGCCGTTGCTTTAACGTAATGCTTGGGGATAATACCCTGGACATTAGAACTG ATACATACGATGCTGTGACAATTTCGGGGTTAAGCTTAATGGTCATGAAGCAGATGCCCAGAAATGCCTTCGAGGAACTCATTCGTATCGTCAAAC CAGGAGGGTACATAATTAATACGTCGTTCTACAAGCTGTTCCCAGAAGATGGCGATGCCGTCGCGGCTGTATACCGAAGGAACGTAAAGGCCCTGGAGTGTGAGGGGAAGTGGAAGCAGGTGCAGCTCAGGCGGTTCAAGGGATACCTGTTCGGAGATGACGGAGGTGTGGCTGTATTCAAAGTGCTTTAA